The proteins below come from a single Rosa rugosa chromosome 2, drRosRugo1.1, whole genome shotgun sequence genomic window:
- the LOC133732013 gene encoding uncharacterized protein LOC133732013 produces MEKGKALVSTTIALAKLDLNPKSNPMVQNPQSQSSRTQLGRSKSPPTLLNLCLGVVGSHLEDIIPHLADIALDFPPEIKRVLVAIARRRKLLKDDVIIALADESWDVLDLSASDVSDLGLAKVAEICGSLRAVDISRCDNITAVGVSELVHRCLSLETLRCGGSRNSDRTARRCLDVLKPKLNNVEGDSWEELKTEELVTVADTLRWLVWPQIDKDSLERYSTECPRIIVNPKPSPFGFRGTQVPWEALPDIQLDNSVVKDIDPKTWVTWGFLPRAMPPPLSISGHKELSLAEKFRLAFQERDSRLALKRAKNARQHQRRAARERMMMDTGRKALALASQASRSFHS; encoded by the exons GAACACAGCTTGGAAGGTCAAAATCTCCTCCCACTTTACTCAATTTGTGTCTTGGAGTTGTTGGTAGTCACTTGGAGGATATCATCCCCCATTTGGCTGACATTGCACTTGACTTTCCACCAGAAATCAAG AGGGTACTGGTGGCCATTGCGAGAAGAAGAAAGTTACTCAAGGATGATGTTATTATTGCATTAGCTGATGAGAGCTGGGACGTTCTTGACCTCTCTGCATCAGATGTTTCAGATTTGGGCTTAGCAAAAGTGGCTGAGATATGTGGATCTCTTCGAGCTGTTGATATTAG CCGGTGTGATAATATTACTGCTGTTGGGGTTTCTGAACTTGTGCACCGCTGTCTTTCATTGGAGACATTGAGATGTGG AGGGAGCCGGAATAGTGATCGCACTGCACGCAGGTGCTTGGATGTATTAAAACCGAAGTTGAACAATGTAGAGGGAGATTCCTGGGAAGAACTGAAGACCGAAGAACTTGTTACTGTTGCAGATACATTGAGGTGGCTTGTATGG CCGCAGATTGATAAAGATTCCTTGGAAAGATATTCCACTGAATGCCCACGGATTATAGTAAATCCAAAGCCATCCCCCTTTGGATTCAGAGGAACTCAAGTTCCCTGGGAAGCATTACCAGATATCCAATTGGATAATTCTGTGGTCAAGGATATTGATCCGAAGACATGGGTGACATGGGGTTTTTTACCAAGGGCAATGCCTCCACCTCTTTCAATCTCAGGTCACAAGGAATTGTCTTTGGCTGAAAAGTTCAGACTTGCATTTCAAGAAAGGGATAGCCGGTTAGCTCTAAAGCGTGCTAAAAATGCAAGGCAACATCAGCGACGTGCAGCGAGGGAGAGGATGATGATGGATACAGGAAGGAAGGCATTAGCACTAGCCTCGCAAGCGAGCAGATCTTTCCACAGTTAA